A stretch of Gemmatimonas sp. DNA encodes these proteins:
- a CDS encoding ATP-binding cassette domain-containing protein, with the protein MTPLLLLDGLSHRFGRVEALRGAALTVRPGTVHALLGENGAGKSTLMRAAFGLLQPDRGELRWKGAPHRLASPAAALRLGIGMVHQHFTLVPAMTVAENVALGGHGRFDPAQAAARVREVATRAGLTLDPDARVGTLPVGAQQRCEIVKALARDVELLILDEPTAVLAPGEAAELLAWVRRYADAGNAVVLITHKLRDALAVADDVTVLHRGRTVLTTRAADSSQEALAAAMIGDAAAGHGKAGHGNAGHGNAGHGNAGHGNTGPATTGPADRAATVGPSSAAPVATGRVVLALDGVTVRDARGVLLLREVTLTVRAGEIVGVAAVEGAGQHQLLRVLAGRMAASTGRVQRPARVGFVPEDRHRDALLLDAPLFENAALRGAGARRGRMPWAALRAHTSALLARHDVRAPHAAVSARTLSGGNQQKFVLGRELADEPEALVVENPSRGLDFMATAAVQSALRAARDGGTAVVVYSSDLDEVLLLADRVVVMYAGQLTEVARTREAAGRAMLGSAR; encoded by the coding sequence GTGACGCCGCTCCTGCTGCTGGACGGCCTGTCGCATCGTTTCGGTCGCGTGGAGGCGCTGCGCGGCGCGGCGCTTACCGTTCGCCCGGGGACGGTGCACGCGTTGCTGGGGGAGAACGGCGCCGGAAAGAGCACCCTCATGCGCGCCGCCTTCGGCCTGCTCCAGCCCGATCGGGGGGAGCTGCGCTGGAAGGGGGCTCCGCACCGGCTCGCATCCCCAGCCGCCGCGCTGCGTCTGGGCATTGGCATGGTGCACCAGCATTTCACGCTGGTGCCGGCGATGACCGTCGCGGAGAATGTGGCGCTGGGGGGGCATGGCCGGTTCGACCCCGCACAGGCGGCGGCGCGGGTGCGCGAGGTGGCCACGCGGGCGGGACTCACACTCGACCCCGACGCGCGCGTGGGGACGCTTCCGGTTGGCGCGCAGCAGCGCTGCGAAATCGTGAAGGCGCTGGCCCGCGACGTCGAACTCCTCATCCTCGATGAACCCACGGCCGTTCTGGCCCCTGGCGAGGCGGCCGAGCTGCTGGCCTGGGTTCGGCGCTACGCCGATGCGGGAAACGCCGTGGTGCTCATCACGCACAAGCTGCGCGACGCGCTCGCGGTGGCCGACGACGTGACCGTACTGCACCGGGGGCGGACCGTGCTGACCACGCGCGCCGCCGACAGCTCCCAGGAGGCACTGGCCGCCGCCATGATCGGTGACGCCGCGGCGGGACACGGGAAGGCGGGTCACGGAAACGCGGGTCACGGAAACGCGGGTCACGGGAACGCGGGTCACGGAAACACGGGTCCCGCCACCACGGGTCCCGCCGACCGCGCTGCCACAGTTGGCCCGAGCAGCGCCGCCCCGGTGGCGACCGGGCGCGTGGTGCTGGCGCTCGACGGCGTGACGGTGCGCGATGCGCGCGGCGTCCTGCTGCTGCGCGAGGTGACCCTCACCGTGCGCGCCGGCGAGATCGTGGGCGTGGCCGCGGTGGAGGGCGCCGGCCAGCATCAACTGCTGCGCGTGCTCGCCGGCCGCATGGCAGCCAGCACCGGACGCGTGCAGCGCCCGGCACGCGTGGGGTTCGTGCCGGAGGACCGGCATCGCGATGCGCTGCTGCTCGACGCGCCGCTCTTCGAGAACGCCGCCCTGCGCGGCGCCGGCGCACGGCGTGGGCGCATGCCGTGGGCGGCGCTGCGGGCGCATACGAGCGCCCTGCTGGCGCGTCACGATGTGCGGGCGCCGCACGCCGCGGTGTCGGCACGCACGCTCAGCGGCGGCAATCAGCAGAAGTTCGTGCTGGGACGTGAGCTCGCCGACGAGCCGGAGGCGCTCGTGGTGGAGAATCCCTCGCGCGGACTCGACTTCATGGCCACCGCTGCCGTGCAGTCGGCGCTGCGCGCCGCCCGCGATGGCGGCACGGCCGTGGTGGTGTACAGCAGCGATCTCGACGAGGTCCTCCTGCTCGCCGACCGCGTGGTCGTCATGTATGCCGGTCAACTCACCGAGGTGGCGCGCACGCGCGAGGCCGCCGGACGCGCCATGCTGGGGAGCGCGCGCTGA
- a CDS encoding ABC transporter permease, translating to MRGSARALAQLGIVLLAALALLSLLLVATGHAVGPALAALVRGAFGSSYAITSATIVRMIPLGFAGLAVSLAFRAGILNIGAEGQLLMGAAAAAALAVPLAAAPAAVGIPLLLTGGAVAGAAWAAVAALLRLRFGVLEVISTIMLNFVAQYLTGWLVRGPLQEPTRVNPQSASLPSALQLPVLLEGTRLHVGVLLLVVVAFATWWWLTHTASGFRVRAVGMNEAAARSAGEVAVGRTIAGAFVVSGLLAGLGGAVEYTGVTYALYENFSPGYGYTAIAVALLARLHPLGVLGTALLFGALEAGANAMQRDAGVPSVVVSVVEAVLILLIVGADRWSDRLSARAEAAT from the coding sequence ATGCGCGGCAGCGCGCGCGCCCTCGCGCAGCTGGGGATCGTGCTGCTGGCCGCGCTGGCGCTGTTGTCGCTCCTGCTCGTGGCCACCGGCCATGCGGTGGGCCCCGCACTGGCCGCGCTCGTGCGGGGCGCCTTCGGCTCGTCCTACGCCATCACCTCGGCCACCATCGTGCGCATGATCCCGCTGGGGTTTGCGGGACTGGCGGTGTCGCTCGCCTTCCGCGCCGGCATTCTCAACATCGGCGCCGAAGGCCAGCTGCTCATGGGGGCGGCGGCGGCGGCGGCTCTGGCGGTGCCTCTGGCGGCGGCGCCGGCAGCGGTCGGCATTCCGCTGCTGCTGACCGGGGGCGCGGTGGCAGGTGCCGCGTGGGCGGCAGTGGCGGCCCTGCTGCGTCTGCGCTTTGGCGTGCTGGAAGTGATCAGCACCATCATGCTCAACTTCGTGGCGCAATACCTGACCGGGTGGCTGGTACGCGGGCCGTTGCAGGAGCCCACGCGCGTCAATCCGCAGTCGGCCTCGCTGCCCAGCGCGCTGCAGCTGCCGGTGCTGCTGGAGGGCACACGGTTGCATGTGGGCGTGCTGCTGCTGGTGGTGGTGGCGTTCGCCACGTGGTGGTGGCTGACACACACGGCGAGCGGTTTCCGTGTGCGCGCCGTGGGGATGAACGAAGCGGCCGCACGCAGCGCCGGCGAAGTGGCCGTGGGGCGCACGATTGCCGGCGCGTTCGTGGTGAGCGGGCTGCTGGCTGGTTTGGGAGGGGCGGTGGAATACACCGGCGTCACGTACGCCCTGTACGAGAATTTTTCGCCGGGGTACGGCTACACGGCCATTGCGGTGGCGCTGCTGGCACGGCTGCATCCGCTGGGTGTGCTCGGTACCGCGCTGCTCTTCGGCGCGCTGGAGGCCGGCGCCAACGCGATGCAGCGTGACGCCGGCGTCCCGAGTGTGGTGGTGAGCGTGGTGGAGGCCGTGCTGATTCTGCTCATCGTGGGCGCCGATCGCTGGTCGGACCGACTGTCAGCGCGCGCGGAGGCGGCCACCTGA
- a CDS encoding ABC transporter permease, producing the protein MQESSVLAIGGGFLEATVRTATPLAFAALGECVSERAGVINIGLEGSIIAGALGATVAAGVLGVGGGFAVGALAGLLVAALFACFTVGLRADQIITGTAITMFALGLTGTLYRSIFGAAGVALDTPTAGVVRIPGLAELPLVGGALFAQPLATYVVTLLAFVLAWYMARTHQGLALRAIGEYPDAAIAAGITPRRYQALAVLFAGGMAGLAGATLVLAQAGTFVEGMSAGRGFIAIAIVVLGRWRPLGVAAAALLFGAANSLQVLFQSMGWQGVPYQLFLALPYLLTLVVLAGASGRAAAPAALGRR; encoded by the coding sequence ATGCAGGAGAGCAGCGTGCTCGCGATCGGCGGCGGGTTTCTCGAGGCCACGGTACGCACGGCCACGCCGCTGGCGTTTGCGGCGCTCGGGGAGTGCGTCAGTGAACGCGCCGGTGTCATCAATATCGGCCTCGAGGGATCGATCATCGCCGGCGCTCTGGGCGCCACGGTGGCGGCCGGTGTGCTGGGTGTGGGAGGCGGCTTCGCGGTGGGGGCCTTGGCCGGACTCCTGGTGGCGGCGCTCTTCGCCTGCTTCACCGTGGGGCTGCGCGCCGACCAGATCATCACGGGCACGGCGATCACCATGTTCGCCCTCGGCCTCACCGGTACGCTGTACCGCTCGATCTTTGGCGCGGCCGGTGTGGCGCTGGACACGCCCACGGCCGGCGTGGTGCGCATTCCCGGCCTGGCGGAGCTGCCGCTGGTGGGGGGCGCCCTGTTCGCGCAGCCGCTCGCCACGTATGTCGTGACGCTCCTTGCCTTCGTGCTCGCGTGGTACATGGCGCGCACGCACCAGGGGCTCGCGCTGCGCGCCATTGGCGAGTATCCCGACGCGGCCATTGCCGCCGGCATCACGCCGCGCCGCTATCAGGCGCTGGCGGTGCTCTTTGCGGGCGGCATGGCGGGGCTGGCCGGCGCCACGCTGGTGCTCGCGCAGGCGGGCACGTTCGTGGAGGGGATGAGTGCGGGGCGTGGGTTCATTGCCATCGCCATCGTCGTGCTCGGGCGCTGGCGCCCTCTTGGCGTGGCCGCGGCGGCGCTGCTCTTCGGTGCGGCCAACTCCCTGCAGGTGCTCTTCCAGAGCATGGGGTGGCAAGGCGTGCCGTATCAGCTGTTTCTCGCCCTGCCGTACCTGCTCACGCTGGTGGTGCTGGCCGGCGCCAGCGGGCGGGCGGCCGCGCCCGCCGCGCTCGGCCGGCGGTAG
- a CDS encoding Nif3-like dinuclear metal center hexameric protein, translating into MSTPSKDRILAAATGNGVAGAHAPLCDIVRALDDELRTAELPDYAGAMNGLQVANRGTVTRVAVAVDASRAAITEAAIWGANLLIVHHGLFWGGAQPLTGVAYEKYRALFGADIAVYATHLPLDGHAELGNNVRLAHALDLAPSGGFARYKTFDVGVMGEGQLPTAELVARVEAMVARYGGTVRTSVEAAGRTTRRWAICTGGGANSETLREARERGIDTLIVGEGPHHTTVEAIEHDLCVVYAGHYATETLGVQALGAWLEQRFGLPWTFLHLPTGS; encoded by the coding sequence ATGTCCACCCCATCGAAGGACCGCATTCTGGCGGCGGCCACCGGGAACGGTGTGGCCGGGGCCCACGCCCCGCTGTGCGACATCGTGCGCGCGCTCGACGACGAGCTGCGCACCGCCGAGCTCCCCGATTATGCCGGTGCCATGAACGGGCTGCAGGTGGCCAACCGCGGCACCGTCACCAGGGTGGCCGTAGCCGTGGATGCATCACGCGCCGCGATCACCGAAGCGGCGATCTGGGGTGCCAACCTGCTGATCGTGCACCATGGGCTCTTCTGGGGTGGAGCGCAGCCGCTGACCGGCGTGGCCTACGAGAAGTATCGCGCCCTTTTTGGCGCCGATATCGCCGTCTACGCCACGCACCTGCCACTCGACGGGCACGCTGAGCTGGGCAACAACGTCCGCCTGGCGCATGCGCTCGACCTCGCCCCCAGCGGCGGTTTCGCCCGCTACAAGACCTTCGATGTGGGCGTGATGGGCGAAGGTCAGCTGCCGACTGCCGAGCTCGTGGCGCGCGTGGAAGCCATGGTCGCGCGCTACGGGGGAACGGTGCGGACATCGGTGGAGGCGGCCGGTCGCACCACGCGTCGCTGGGCGATCTGCACGGGGGGCGGCGCGAACAGCGAGACACTGCGGGAAGCGCGTGAGCGCGGCATTGACACACTCATCGTTGGAGAAGGTCCCCACCACACCACGGTGGAGGCGATCGAGCACGATCTGTGTGTGGTGTACGCCGGCCACTACGCCACCGAAACGTTGGGGGTGCAGGCGCTCGGTGCTTGGCTCGAGCAGCGTTTCGGCCTGCCGTGGACGTTCCTTCACCTCCCGACCGGTTCGTGA
- a CDS encoding dipeptidase: MLTIRTLAPALCLGLFVGLPPFLAAQSGRAPRDETAVMTAARAIHAKVLSIDTHVDIAPSNFTASGPNYTQKLPRTQVDLVKMEEGGLVGAFLIVYVGQDTALNAAGFARANAQAIEKFEAIHRLTDTLAPSRAAIAYTAADARRIHQSGKRVIFIGIENGFPIGSDLANVQKFYERGGRYMSLAHNGHSQLSDSNTGERDGVWLHNGLSPLGRQVIAEMNRLGMMIDVSHPSKQSMLQTVALSKAPIMASHSGARALCGHSRNMDDEQLDALKKNGGVIQLVAFNSYVKCNPARDAERAAAMDALRKEYGIAAGNRMEVQRAIEALPNDQRNAYLAKQEDIMARRYPADPAATVKDFANHIDYVVKRIGIDHVGISSDFDGGGGVDGWRNASESLNVTAELVRRGYTEQEIAKIWGGNLLRVMEAVEKAAGK; encoded by the coding sequence ATGCTTACCATTCGCACCCTCGCTCCAGCGCTTTGCCTGGGGCTGTTCGTCGGCCTGCCGCCGTTCCTCGCGGCGCAGAGCGGGCGCGCGCCGCGTGATGAGACCGCCGTGATGACCGCGGCGCGGGCCATTCATGCCAAGGTGCTGTCCATCGACACCCATGTGGACATCGCCCCGTCGAACTTCACGGCCAGCGGCCCCAACTACACGCAGAAGCTGCCGCGCACGCAGGTGGATCTCGTGAAGATGGAAGAGGGCGGCCTCGTGGGCGCCTTCCTCATTGTGTACGTGGGGCAGGACACCGCGCTCAACGCCGCCGGCTTCGCGCGCGCCAACGCGCAGGCGATCGAGAAGTTCGAGGCCATTCACCGGCTCACCGACACGCTGGCGCCGTCGCGCGCGGCGATTGCCTACACGGCGGCCGATGCGCGCCGGATCCACCAGAGCGGCAAGCGGGTCATCTTCATCGGCATCGAGAACGGCTTTCCCATTGGCAGCGACCTTGCCAACGTGCAGAAGTTCTACGAGCGCGGGGGCCGGTACATGTCGCTGGCGCACAACGGACACAGCCAGCTCTCCGACAGCAACACCGGCGAGCGCGACGGGGTGTGGCTGCACAACGGGCTTTCCCCGTTGGGCCGGCAGGTGATTGCCGAGATGAACCGGCTGGGCATGATGATCGACGTCTCGCACCCCAGCAAGCAGTCCATGCTGCAGACGGTGGCGCTCAGCAAGGCGCCCATCATGGCGTCACACTCGGGGGCCCGCGCGCTGTGCGGGCACAGCCGCAACATGGACGACGAGCAGCTCGACGCGCTCAAGAAGAACGGTGGCGTGATTCAGCTGGTGGCCTTCAACAGCTACGTGAAGTGCAACCCTGCGCGTGACGCCGAGCGGGCGGCCGCCATGGATGCGCTGCGCAAGGAGTACGGCATTGCCGCCGGCAACCGTATGGAGGTGCAGCGTGCCATCGAAGCGCTCCCCAACGATCAGCGCAACGCATACCTGGCCAAGCAGGAAGACATCATGGCCCGTCGCTACCCGGCCGACCCGGCGGCTACGGTGAAGGACTTCGCCAACCACATCGATTACGTGGTGAAGCGCATCGGCATCGACCACGTGGGAATCAGCAGCGACTTCGACGGCGGCGGCGGCGTGGATGGCTGGCGCAACGCCTCCGAGTCGTTGAACGTGACCGCCGAACTTGTGCGCCGCGGCTACACCGAGCAGGAGATCGCCAAAATCTGGGGCGGGAACCTGCTGCGGGTGATGGAGGCGGTGGAGAAAGCCGCCGGCAAGTAA
- a CDS encoding TldD/PmbA family protein: MTSRRDFLWQGGTAFGGALLAGSGLAGIPRLLTAAPAPDWRTLETFEDIANVRALMDAALNAATMAGASYADVRCSRQRQNFVFTREQQIQNVVDTDTVGIGVRALVDGTWGFAATRILTSDGAAAAAREAVAIAKASKVARTNGVEWLPTPTVTNGYWKSAFTQDPFEVPVEQKADLLIKANANAMKAKNVKYVFSGFFFVKDERNYANTDGTVTKQDVVRSWPTMQITAVSADFTDFQNRSNMVAPMARGWEYVLSNDLVGNAQQWGEEAAAKLTGKPVEQGRYDLVLDPQNLWLTIHESIGHPTELDRAMGYEANYAGTSFIAPPEKMLGTLKYGPSLMNIQGDRSQEGGLSTIGWDDDGVKPDEFLIVKNGMFNDYQTTREQAPWLRWWYEKNGRPVRSHGCSYAQGWDNVQFQRMPNVSLMPGEKDLTMNDLIAATDRGILIQGDGSFSIDQQRFNAQFGGQLYHEIKGGKVVGVLKDVAYQIRTPDFWNSMDMIGGARSYELGGSFFDGKGQPPQVNAVSHGSPPARFRNVNVINTGRKA, translated from the coding sequence ATGACCTCCCGACGTGATTTCCTCTGGCAAGGCGGCACCGCGTTCGGCGGCGCCTTGCTGGCTGGCAGTGGTCTGGCCGGCATCCCACGGCTGCTGACTGCAGCCCCGGCCCCTGATTGGCGCACCCTCGAGACCTTCGAGGACATCGCGAACGTGCGCGCGCTCATGGACGCGGCGCTCAATGCGGCGACAATGGCGGGCGCCAGCTACGCCGACGTGCGCTGCAGCCGGCAGCGACAGAACTTCGTGTTCACGCGCGAGCAGCAGATCCAGAACGTCGTGGACACCGACACGGTAGGGATCGGCGTCCGCGCGCTGGTGGACGGCACGTGGGGCTTTGCGGCGACGCGCATTCTCACCAGCGACGGCGCGGCCGCCGCCGCTCGTGAGGCGGTCGCCATTGCCAAGGCCAGCAAGGTCGCGCGCACGAATGGCGTGGAGTGGCTGCCCACACCCACGGTGACGAACGGCTACTGGAAGAGTGCCTTCACGCAGGATCCCTTCGAGGTGCCGGTGGAGCAGAAGGCCGATCTGCTCATCAAGGCCAACGCGAATGCCATGAAGGCCAAGAACGTGAAGTACGTCTTCAGCGGCTTCTTCTTCGTGAAGGACGAACGCAACTACGCGAACACCGACGGCACGGTGACGAAGCAGGACGTGGTGCGCTCGTGGCCCACCATGCAGATCACCGCCGTGAGCGCCGACTTCACCGACTTCCAGAACCGCAGCAACATGGTGGCGCCCATGGCGCGCGGCTGGGAGTACGTGCTCTCGAACGATCTGGTGGGGAACGCACAGCAGTGGGGCGAAGAAGCCGCGGCGAAGCTCACGGGCAAGCCGGTGGAGCAGGGGCGCTACGATCTCGTGCTCGACCCGCAGAATCTCTGGCTCACCATTCACGAAAGCATCGGGCATCCCACGGAGCTCGATCGGGCGATGGGCTACGAAGCCAACTACGCCGGCACCAGCTTCATTGCGCCGCCGGAGAAGATGCTGGGCACGCTCAAGTACGGCCCGAGCCTCATGAACATCCAGGGTGACCGTTCGCAGGAAGGCGGGCTCTCCACCATTGGGTGGGACGACGATGGCGTGAAGCCCGACGAGTTCCTCATCGTCAAGAACGGCATGTTCAACGATTACCAGACCACGCGCGAACAGGCGCCGTGGCTGCGCTGGTGGTACGAAAAGAACGGCCGTCCCGTACGCTCGCACGGCTGCTCGTACGCCCAGGGGTGGGACAACGTGCAATTCCAGCGCATGCCCAACGTGTCGCTCATGCCCGGCGAGAAGGATCTCACCATGAACGATCTCATCGCCGCCACCGACCGCGGCATCCTCATTCAAGGTGACGGCAGCTTCTCCATCGACCAGCAGCGCTTCAATGCACAGTTCGGCGGTCAGCTCTATCACGAAATCAAGGGCGGCAAGGTGGTCGGCGTGCTCAAGGATGTCGCCTATCAGATTCGTACCCCGGACTTCTGGAACAGCATGGACATGATCGGCGGCGCGCGCAGCTACGAGCTGGGTGGCTCGTTCTTCGACGGCAAGGGGCAGCCGCCGCAGGTGAACGCGGTGTCGCACGGCTCACCGCCGGCGCGCTTCCGCAACGTCAACGTGATCAACACCGGGAGGAAGGCATAA
- a CDS encoding TldD/PmbA family protein: protein MQSNNAILTREQAQAIVEKAIKRSKADAIDVQVNTYTAGNIRFADNQVSTAGSTTDGQLGIQSFFGARHAVVTTNDFSDDSIARAVAESERLARLAPEDPENMPQLAAQQYAPVNAWFDRTANLSAEDRAKAALSALDIARKAGDLKAAGYLVTTAGALAIGNSTGMFAYHRSTNANYTLTVRTTDGTGSGWAAADNADWAQLDARRVAETASEKATLSRNPVAIEPGRYTVILEPQAVGDIVQLISQYADARSADEGRSPFVKQGGGNKVGEKIMDERVTLFSDPSDPQLQGRPWDFEGMPLGRQVWIENGVLRQLIYSRFWAKKQGKTPTGGPSTFKMAGGTQSVDDLVKGTTRGILVTRLWYLREVDPRTILYTGLTRDGTFLIENGKITKSLRNFRFNESPLFMLNNLEALGRAERVAGTEQGGDVVMPSMKVRDFNFTSLSEAV, encoded by the coding sequence ATGCAATCGAACAATGCCATCCTCACCCGCGAGCAGGCGCAGGCCATCGTGGAGAAGGCGATCAAGCGCTCCAAGGCCGATGCCATCGACGTGCAGGTGAACACGTACACCGCGGGCAACATCCGCTTCGCCGACAATCAGGTGAGCACCGCGGGCAGCACCACCGACGGACAGCTCGGCATTCAGAGTTTCTTCGGCGCGCGTCACGCCGTGGTGACTACCAACGATTTCTCCGACGACAGCATTGCGCGCGCCGTGGCCGAAAGCGAGCGCCTCGCGCGGCTCGCCCCGGAAGATCCGGAGAACATGCCGCAGCTCGCGGCGCAGCAGTACGCGCCGGTGAATGCGTGGTTCGACCGCACGGCGAATCTCTCGGCCGAGGATCGGGCGAAGGCCGCACTCTCCGCGCTCGACATCGCGCGCAAGGCGGGGGATCTCAAGGCCGCCGGGTACCTCGTCACCACGGCGGGCGCGCTCGCGATCGGCAACAGCACGGGCATGTTCGCGTACCACCGCAGCACCAACGCGAATTACACGCTCACGGTGCGTACCACCGACGGCACGGGGAGTGGCTGGGCCGCGGCCGACAACGCCGACTGGGCACAGCTCGACGCGCGCCGGGTGGCGGAAACGGCGAGCGAGAAGGCAACGCTGTCGCGCAATCCGGTGGCGATCGAGCCGGGACGGTATACGGTCATTCTCGAGCCGCAGGCCGTGGGGGACATCGTGCAGCTGATCAGTCAGTATGCCGATGCCCGCAGCGCCGATGAAGGTCGCAGCCCGTTCGTGAAGCAAGGCGGCGGCAACAAGGTGGGCGAGAAGATCATGGATGAACGCGTCACCCTCTTTTCCGATCCGAGCGATCCGCAGCTGCAGGGACGCCCGTGGGACTTCGAAGGCATGCCGCTCGGTCGTCAGGTGTGGATCGAGAACGGTGTGCTCAGGCAGCTCATCTACTCGCGCTTCTGGGCCAAGAAGCAGGGCAAGACCCCCACCGGCGGGCCCAGCACCTTCAAGATGGCGGGTGGCACCCAGAGCGTGGACGACCTCGTGAAGGGCACCACGCGCGGCATTCTCGTCACGCGTCTGTGGTATCTGCGCGAAGTGGATCCGCGCACCATTCTCTACACGGGACTCACGCGCGACGGCACGTTTCTCATCGAGAACGGCAAGATCACCAAGAGTCTGCGCAATTTCCGTTTCAACGAATCGCCGCTGTTCATGCTCAACAATCTCGAGGCGCTGGGTCGCGCCGAACGGGTGGCGGGCACGGAGCAGGGCGGCGACGTGGTGATGCCGAGCATGAAGGTGAGGGATTTCAACTTCACGTCGTTGAGTGAGGCGGTTTGA